Proteins encoded in a region of the Halostagnicola kamekurae genome:
- the xseA gene encoding exodeoxyribonuclease VII large subunit, with protein sequence MGVNSSGDEDTTTTLETHQETLNTDNITFVDALNSEISTVLENTPNLQYDYVLGDVSDYGVSGNGHAHFDLVHEDSTIHCVIFSHRLHSFDITIDDGTHIAVKGELSYYAANGSVSLIVEDFVEVGEGNYQQTYQENKRILEEDGLLSEKTKQSLPEFPRRIGLITSVDSDAREDAVTSIHSRHPDVDLVINHTTVQGDDAMLSMMQAISELDDNARIDVIVLTRGGGSEKDLRVFNETPLCRVIHNTTTPFVVGVGHENDRTLADEVADKRVMTPTYVGEIVPKKEELETELRDVTDRLDRVYERTVQTELKATVDNLDTAYEQQVDSNLTTFSTDLDHAFEALTSERLTALETELKHALESFEQQKSHEKEKVRELTGRLNSAYQRTVQTHLEGTDERLDNAYKQHVTSELATSSADLDYALESFEQQKVHEEEKEAVAQEYSESQRRQQITIAVLVILVLLLLGILLLNL encoded by the coding sequence ATGGGTGTCAACTCGAGTGGTGATGAGGATACTACAACCACCCTTGAGACACATCAGGAAACACTCAACACAGACAACATCACGTTCGTCGACGCTCTCAACAGCGAAATTAGCACGGTCCTCGAGAATACGCCCAATCTTCAGTACGACTACGTTCTTGGCGATGTCTCCGACTATGGTGTTTCCGGAAACGGACATGCACACTTCGATCTCGTTCACGAAGACTCTACGATCCACTGTGTAATCTTCAGCCATCGACTCCATTCGTTCGACATCACGATCGATGACGGGACGCACATCGCAGTCAAGGGAGAACTGTCGTATTACGCAGCAAATGGCAGTGTCTCACTTATTGTAGAGGACTTTGTCGAAGTCGGAGAGGGGAACTACCAGCAAACGTACCAAGAGAACAAGCGAATTCTCGAGGAAGACGGCCTCCTGAGCGAGAAAACAAAGCAATCACTCCCCGAGTTCCCTCGGCGGATCGGACTCATTACGAGCGTAGACAGCGATGCCCGTGAAGATGCCGTCACAAGCATTCATAGTCGCCATCCTGACGTAGATCTCGTCATCAATCATACGACCGTCCAGGGTGACGATGCGATGTTGTCGATGATGCAAGCGATCAGCGAACTCGATGATAATGCCCGCATCGATGTGATCGTGCTCACTCGTGGTGGTGGATCAGAAAAGGACCTTCGCGTATTCAACGAGACACCGCTTTGTCGAGTAATTCACAATACCACGACACCATTTGTTGTCGGTGTCGGTCACGAGAACGATCGGACACTGGCTGATGAGGTCGCAGACAAGCGCGTCATGACGCCGACATACGTAGGCGAGATCGTACCCAAAAAAGAGGAACTCGAAACCGAACTCAGGGACGTCACTGATCGGTTGGACCGTGTATACGAACGAACTGTCCAGACTGAACTCAAGGCGACTGTGGATAATCTGGATACTGCTTACGAACAGCAGGTTGACAGCAACCTCACTACGTTTTCAACAGACCTCGATCACGCATTTGAAGCACTCACGTCTGAACGGCTCACGGCGCTTGAAACAGAACTCAAGCATGCGCTGGAATCCTTCGAACAGCAAAAATCCCACGAGAAAGAGAAAGTTCGGGAGCTCACGGGGCGATTGAACAGTGCATACCAGCGGACAGTCCAGACACACCTCGAGGGAACAGATGAGAGGCTCGACAACGCCTACAAACAGCATGTAACCAGCGAACTCGCTACGTCCTCAGCAGACCTCGATTACGCACTAGAGTCCTTCGAACAGCAGAAAGTCCACGAGGAAGAGAAAGAAGCAGTTGCGCAAGAGTACAGCGAGTCACAACGCCGGCAGCAGATCACGATCGCCGTACTCGTGATTCTCGTGTTGCTGTTGCTCGGCATCCTTCTGTTAAACCTATGA
- the xseB gene encoding exodeoxyribonuclease VII small subunit has translation MSDTPDIPDDASISEKTERLEEIIAQLEDGEVSLERANELHTEGTRLLEDLREDLDIGDGAITEDR, from the coding sequence ATGAGCGACACACCAGACATCCCAGACGATGCATCGATTTCAGAGAAGACAGAGCGCCTCGAAGAGATTATCGCACAGCTCGAGGATGGAGAGGTCTCCCTCGAGCGAGCAAATGAACTTCACACGGAAGGAACTCGTCTTTTAGAAGACTTGAGAGAAGACTTAGATATTGGCGACGGGGCAATCACTGAAGATCGATAG
- a CDS encoding queuine tRNA-ribosyltransferase tRNA-guanine transglycosylase, translating to MRFYVPEWDDAVDSHYDFRHDELSTLDRQERDLDYIWDIFERDTTPIDGVLISREQVEETTRKADRLAEYGVYDDPVLSVPEWLPTISDCGAWGYKSLPFPPYGNAEMLDFYETLEVTVGVTIDHLVLGSGKDKGRLYLDERAFHTDFKKGDIPDALTDVVDLMADEWPHEWPTYVEEYEPSICTQSKEDVEAFAPEDFQGDVDTVLARLARDPRAVYREDDAAFRYKLTLRNAQEMYDLYHQDNYPFRLMVAIQGWNPETYIEAAEEVLDIGYDYLGIGGVAGSPIHDVRQIVKGVGKTAKEFERENDTRIDSHVFGFAKSEGFETVGRSGMTSFDSASMLRSAWTGGQNYRLDNDERYDAIRVRYPSNRDSLAEAVEKSLRGRETLAALRAYDSGESIVDAFYEWQKKAEEVLPATQEYLRQHRHDEQYDASLLQEVETAFREDFEYARELQASFSDNLRGKLVKLLRKDDPEDPVSFDEYDDLLTTAEQQFRRSPRVTTALEKYLREHRHDEQYDVSLSQGTALLEEVETAFRDDFEYTRELQTKLRDNLWEKLVKLLQKDNPEDPVDFDEYADLLTLVQREFEDFPRMTTILENDDPETAYDAIWTAVRDYATWIGDEDLLEEYQRTLQNRPWDKCDCSICIENSIEVCIFRGNDRNRRRGFHNTRRFYDEFTDELPKILIGTRGTASLNSYETVEDYLRAKHPDFWQQVHDLPVAEVGVLDASGVREWWSDTPSGVSLARSRMAENLGQQAKRYQKVFLHTPDGEIDEHVVDAVEQNDCTIQTFQDPSKLRQSALEACGENYIAGDDFLPHPPKINVQDGLDILVIDQCSGSKNFPEGAPVFDDEETLQFSREELLERNNVPGINAKDLYTGRQQEFVKEAIRRLKGEGHDVGRYFISAGFGLVSEDEPLPPYEVTFSSMGVTDIRERSKQLSIQDDLEQVLNQSDYDVVFFTLGKDYYTSIDIDNMVQNVRSDRIGVVFNRELVDDQFDNIVSVPARTEDAKNHGTIVVGLKGHYMKNFAHRIDRIESLEPEAIEGLCRRVEEEATQMAFEKY from the coding sequence GTGAGATTTTACGTTCCTGAGTGGGACGATGCGGTTGATTCCCACTACGATTTCCGGCACGACGAACTCTCTACTCTCGACCGTCAGGAGCGAGATCTAGATTACATCTGGGATATTTTCGAACGCGACACAACCCCAATTGATGGCGTGCTAATTTCGCGTGAGCAGGTTGAAGAGACGACTCGCAAGGCAGATCGTCTTGCCGAGTACGGGGTCTACGATGATCCGGTGTTGTCCGTTCCAGAATGGCTTCCGACGATCAGCGACTGCGGCGCGTGGGGCTACAAGTCACTCCCGTTCCCTCCATACGGGAACGCCGAGATGCTCGACTTCTACGAAACACTGGAAGTCACAGTCGGCGTTACTATCGATCACCTCGTTTTGGGTTCGGGGAAAGACAAGGGCCGACTGTATCTCGACGAACGCGCTTTCCACACCGACTTCAAAAAGGGTGACATCCCCGATGCATTGACTGATGTCGTCGATTTGATGGCCGACGAGTGGCCCCATGAATGGCCTACTTATGTTGAGGAGTACGAACCGTCAATCTGTACTCAATCGAAGGAGGACGTCGAGGCCTTTGCTCCAGAAGACTTCCAAGGCGATGTCGATACGGTACTTGCGCGATTAGCTCGCGATCCCAGAGCTGTGTACCGAGAGGATGACGCAGCATTCCGCTACAAGCTCACTCTCCGGAACGCTCAGGAGATGTACGACCTGTACCATCAAGATAACTACCCGTTCCGGCTAATGGTAGCGATACAGGGCTGGAACCCGGAAACGTATATCGAGGCCGCGGAGGAAGTTCTCGACATTGGATACGATTATCTCGGTATCGGTGGCGTCGCTGGCAGCCCCATCCACGACGTCAGGCAAATCGTGAAGGGCGTCGGAAAGACTGCAAAGGAGTTTGAACGCGAGAACGACACTCGCATTGACTCACACGTTTTCGGGTTTGCGAAGAGTGAAGGATTCGAGACGGTCGGTCGATCGGGGATGACCAGTTTCGATAGTGCGAGTATGCTCCGTTCGGCATGGACCGGAGGCCAGAATTACCGGCTTGACAACGACGAGCGATACGACGCGATTCGAGTGCGTTACCCATCTAACCGTGATTCTCTTGCAGAGGCCGTAGAGAAGTCCCTTCGCGGCCGCGAAACGTTAGCAGCCTTGAGAGCCTACGATTCTGGGGAGTCTATCGTTGACGCATTCTATGAGTGGCAAAAGAAAGCAGAAGAAGTCCTTCCGGCCACTCAAGAATATTTGCGTCAACACCGTCACGACGAGCAATACGACGCATCTCTACTCCAAGAAGTTGAAACCGCTTTTAGAGAGGACTTCGAGTACGCTCGAGAGCTCCAAGCGAGCTTCAGCGACAACCTTCGAGGAAAACTGGTCAAACTTCTTCGGAAAGATGATCCAGAAGATCCGGTTAGCTTCGACGAATACGATGATCTACTAACTACCGCAGAACAACAATTCAGACGTTCCCCGAGAGTAACGACGGCCCTCGAAAAGTATCTCCGTGAACATCGTCACGACGAGCAATATGATGTTTCTCTGTCTCAGGGAACTGCTCTGCTTGAGGAGGTTGAAACAGCCTTCAGAGATGACTTCGAGTATACCCGAGAACTCCAGACGAAGCTCAGGGACAATCTGTGGGAAAAACTGGTCAAACTCCTTCAAAAGGACAATCCCGAAGATCCAGTTGACTTTGATGAGTACGCTGACCTACTAACCCTCGTGCAACGGGAGTTCGAGGATTTCCCGCGTATGACTACCATTCTGGAAAACGACGATCCTGAAACTGCTTACGACGCGATTTGGACTGCCGTTCGCGATTATGCGACGTGGATCGGCGACGAAGACCTCTTGGAAGAGTACCAGCGAACACTGCAAAACCGGCCTTGGGATAAGTGCGATTGCTCGATCTGTATCGAGAATAGTATCGAGGTCTGTATCTTCCGTGGTAACGATCGCAACCGTCGACGAGGGTTCCACAACACACGACGGTTCTATGATGAGTTTACCGATGAACTACCGAAAATCCTCATCGGGACTCGAGGAACGGCATCTCTGAACAGTTACGAAACTGTTGAGGACTACCTGCGAGCCAAACACCCGGACTTCTGGCAGCAAGTACATGATCTCCCTGTTGCTGAAGTTGGCGTTCTAGATGCTAGTGGTGTACGTGAGTGGTGGAGCGATACTCCCTCCGGCGTTTCGCTTGCCCGAAGTCGCATGGCTGAAAACCTTGGTCAGCAAGCAAAGCGGTACCAGAAGGTGTTCCTCCACACACCTGACGGAGAAATCGACGAGCACGTCGTAGATGCCGTGGAGCAAAACGATTGTACAATTCAGACGTTCCAAGACCCTTCGAAACTACGACAGAGTGCCTTGGAGGCGTGCGGAGAGAATTACATAGCTGGAGACGACTTCTTGCCTCACCCTCCCAAAATCAATGTCCAGGATGGGCTCGATATTTTGGTAATCGACCAATGCTCTGGTTCGAAGAACTTCCCGGAAGGTGCACCTGTCTTCGATGATGAAGAGACGCTCCAATTCTCGAGAGAAGAGCTATTAGAGCGAAATAATGTTCCTGGAATCAACGCCAAGGATCTCTACACGGGACGACAGCAGGAGTTCGTGAAAGAAGCGATTAGACGACTCAAAGGGGAAGGGCACGATGTTGGGCGGTACTTCATAAGTGCAGGCTTCGGCCTCGTTTCTGAGGACGAACCGTTGCCACCCTACGAAGTGACGTTCAGTTCGATGGGCGTTACCGACATCAGGGAACGATCTAAACAACTCAGCATTCAGGACGACTTAGAGCAGGTGCTCAACCAATCAGACTACGATGTAGTCTTCTTCACTCTCGGGAAAGATTACTATACCAGCATTGACATCGATAATATGGTTCAGAACGTTCGTTCTGACCGTATTGGAGTAGTCTTCAACCGGGAACTCGTCGATGACCAGTTCGATAATATCGTGTCAGTGCCTGCACGCACAGAAGACGCGAAAAACCACGGTACAATTGTAGTCGGGTTGAAAGGACACTATATGAAGAATTTCGCACACCGTATAGACAGAATCGAATCACTGGAACCAGAAGCGATTGAGGGCCTCTGTCGTCGTGTTGAGGAGGAAGCTACTCAGATGGCCTTCGAGAAGTATTAA
- the csa3 gene encoding CRISPR-associated CARF protein Csa3, giving the protein MTTFIATIGFDSTRVTRPVLTHGLEEGDEIALVHPADDGENDRSNEAREDVRRMVTELQPNVTVDSVALDPEDFYEGIRRSIDRVESESDDVVLVLGGGARDIYLPVAFSAFLSRDAIDTVLQFSDITGSVSEIQIPNFVDPLSDSVVETLETIVDVDEETSLTFISNTLDVAKSTVARHVSELEERGFVRAEKHGKSKMVYSTEEGRLAIDINVF; this is encoded by the coding sequence ATGACTACCTTCATCGCGACGATCGGATTCGACAGTACCCGTGTCACGCGACCAGTACTCACCCACGGACTTGAAGAGGGCGACGAAATCGCTCTGGTACACCCAGCGGATGACGGCGAAAATGACCGGTCGAACGAGGCACGTGAGGACGTACGTCGAATGGTTACCGAACTACAACCAAATGTCACCGTTGATTCGGTCGCACTCGATCCCGAAGACTTCTACGAGGGTATTCGTCGTAGCATCGATCGGGTGGAATCCGAAAGCGACGACGTCGTCCTCGTTCTTGGTGGAGGTGCACGAGATATATATCTCCCCGTCGCATTCTCCGCCTTTCTCTCACGCGATGCTATCGATACAGTTCTCCAGTTCAGTGATATTACCGGATCCGTCTCAGAGATTCAGATCCCCAACTTCGTGGACCCCTTAAGCGATTCCGTTGTTGAGACCCTTGAGACGATTGTCGACGTTGATGAGGAGACGTCACTGACGTTTATCTCGAACACACTCGATGTCGCGAAGAGCACTGTCGCCCGTCACGTTAGCGAGCTCGAAGAACGAGGATTTGTCCGTGCCGAAAAACATGGTAAGTCTAAGATGGTATATTCTACGGAAGAAGGACGTCTCGCTATCGATATTAACGTCTTCTAA